Genomic segment of Colletotrichum destructivum chromosome 5, complete sequence:
TGAAAGACTCAGCAGGCTTCGAGATGAGGGTGAGTATCTGCCGCCTCCGGTCTCGATTAAGATGAAATGCAACAACTCCGTCAAGTATATCATATGGGAGCTACGGGAATTACCATTACTTTCCCAGGGCCAAAAATTGTCTTGATAGGAACTCTAGAGTGTATTGGTGTTTTCTTGTTGCTCTTCCATACCACAACACACCGTCTTTGTTGATATCTAAACTGAACAATAGGCCGTTGGAATTTTGACAGTTCACGTAAATTACCACGGGAGGATAGAAAATCCCTGCACTGACAATTGCAACCATGTTCGCAATGATGCTGGTCTTGTCATTTCTTTGGGGTCATAGCCGATGCTGGGGTGCGGGTCTACCCACCGTTATTGATGACGAGGGTATCATCGCGCTGATTCTGAAGGACGCAGTATCCGGATCTCTATGTGGCCATGCTGGTATTCCAAAAACCGCGCGAGTTTTCCCTCTTGGGTAAGCATATTGAAAACGTTTCCAGGTAGGTCTCAACTACCACGAATCCGCCGAATTTTTCAAGAATGTTGGAAAATGCCAGGCTGCGACGTTGCCATTGACATTGCAGTCTTAGACGCCACGGTAGCGTTGTTTGTTTTGTAAGGTGTTGCAGGGTATAGAGATATAAGGCGTTAATTGCTGCCACGCAATTAACGGCGTCGTTTTTGCGACATAAGgatagagagaaagacaaggGATTACCAGCGAGAGGATGCGACTTCGGTACAGTCACTATGGCAAGCCAatggcatcgccgtcgaTCGTAAAACCTTAGACGAAAAGCTTGTATTTTGACGGCCGAGAGAGAAGACACTATTCTCGTCACGCCCCGTAGCCTTGACTGTCCCAACCTATTCAACTACACGAATGTGTCATCTTCCTGCTATAATAAATCCTTTGGATATGACTTCTTCAATTCCCTTCATCCACACACGCGCCATTTTCATATAACCTTCGTCGTTCGGGTGTCTGGTGTCTGCAAGGTCGTTGACAGTTGGTGCGTCTGAGCCACGCATGTCCACAAGCGCGAACTTAGCACCTGACTCCTGAAACTGTGTTGTGAGGGCGGCATATTGCTGGTTGATTTTCTCTCGGCATGCGTCTTGCTCCTGGACCTTGTTGGCAAGTATGGACGCAAGTATCACAGTCGATCCTGGACTGTTCTCGTATATCTTGTTTACCATCGCTGTAACATTCGACCCTGCGTCAGGCACTTCTCCGCCcttgttgcagttgttgGTTCCTGCGTCTACAAGGACGAGATTCGGCTTCAGAACAGGCACAGCCTTATCTGCTGATGCAGCAATTTGGTCAATTTTGAAGCCTCCTGTTGCCTCGACTGCGTTGTCGGGGAAGTTGCCGTTTGCTCGAGTGCCGACGTATGTAGCAGTGATACCTTGAGAGGCGAGAAGGTCCTGGAGGTCTTTCCGGTAGCTATCACCGGTAGTTGAGCCGGTACCAAATGTTACCGAGGCGCCAAGTGCCATGATCCGTAGTGGTTCTGTCGCTTGTCTCAGCGCCAGTGGAGATGCCGACACTCCAGCTAAGATTAGGGCTAAAGAGATTTGAGGTCGCATGTTGGACAGCTTTAAGCACGATAGACGGGGTTGAACAATCAACCGAAAGGTTGGATGAGAAATTAATAGACATGAGCTGAAAAATTTCTCGATTTCTAGCTGGCGAGGCATCATTTATAAGGCAACTTTGAACGTTTCCATGATGTGGTCTGATGTCTGATACTCGAACGGAACCGAGTCACGTTTCACTTCTAAGCAGGTTGTAACAAGACAGTATTCCGGGTTCCTTGACCCCGCCAATCATAAAGATAGACTTATAAAGCATATGAGATCCCTTGTGAGCTTGTTCTAGTGAGAATTGTATTAAAAAACGATCGCCATACAGTCAGACCAAGTGTCAGTATTGCatgtgttgtgtgtgtgaacAGGGGAATAGCTCCATAATCACCAGATTCGTTCGGAAACAATCACTCCGCCCCACATGACAGCGGCCTACATCGGTTAGAGCACAAGAAAAACACTACGCTTTCGATCTTTTTTGGTTCACCAAGAAAAGCCCGTCTATAATGATATGAAGATCCACCTGAGAGAGTTGCGCCATTACGACGGCAATCACCAAATTGGTTGACCCAAGTGCCGACATAGGAGAACACCGGATAATTCCCGGCGAGAGCTCCTCTCTCCCCACATAAATATATGGCATCAATCTTGATTTATGTAGCAGCGGAGTGTCTCCGATGCGGAGATCGCGGGGTAGACCGGAGCCACCCCGGCCACTCCGCAGAGAGTCGTTCGCGATGTCAATTGGTCATCTTTGCTCCCAATGCACGCTTCAATCTTCTTACTGTATTGGACAGACAAAAAAAACACTCACCGATTTCGTCAAATCTGTGGTTTCCGGCTAATGTCGAGTCATGACTCCACAATCTGTATGGTGTCATTCTGCAGGATGTTGTGAATAGGACCGATTGTAAAGACCCATCTCGGCCTTTGCTGCACCGGCAATAGCTTCTTTTGGGCATTGTTTCCTAAGAGATAGAACCAACCCGTCCTCTGGTACGAAGAGGGTCTTATAAATAATCCGGTTGTATCCTTCCTCATCCATGCTGTCAGTTGTTAGCTATCGTCTCCCAAGAAAATGCCGTTTGGGACTCAAGTGGAAAAATGAAGATCTCAACTTTTTTGCTTTCAATTGGCCTCAATGGCGCCACGATTTCTGCACAAAACAACGGTTCAGCTCCCTCCGAAGTACCTTACTATGGGCGCAGCCCTCCAGTTTACCCATCCCGTACGTCATGGTTCCTGGTTTCCCCCTCAGTAGGATCGAACGTCAGCGTTGATTTCCAATTAGCAAGTGGCAACGGCTCCAGCAACGAGAGATGGGCCACTGCCTACCGCCATGCCAGGCATCTGGTATCACAGTTAACTGTAGAGGAAAAGGCCAACATCACACGCGGATGGAACGGCACATGTGTTGGTAACTC
This window contains:
- a CDS encoding Putative SGNH hydrolase-type esterase domain, SGNH hydrolase superfamily, which gives rise to MALGASVTFGTGSTTGDSYRKDLQDLLASQGITATYVGTRANGNFPDNAVEATGGFKIDQIAASADKAVPVLKPNLVLVDAGTNNCNKGGEVPDAGSNVTAMVNKIYENSPGSTVILASILANKVQEQDACREKINQQYAALTTQFQESGAKFALVDMRGSDAPTVNDLADTRHPNDEGYMKMARVWMKGIEEVISKGFIIAGR